Proteins encoded together in one Thermomonospora curvata DSM 43183 window:
- a CDS encoding MMPL family transporter: MSSTPQPTVASGPAAVRAAPGRFGELAAWSQRHRWSALLLWVLLVAAITVAAQAAGGGYRNDFSLPGTDSQAAADLLNEHGSAQAGGALQIVFKGAGGLAADRAGIERTLERVRALPGVAEVRSPFQDRAALSADGTIGYATVTLAGRPESVPKEHVAKIVDTARSAARDGLQVEVGGDAVRELAEEEGGGGAEGAGMMAALVVLVLLFGSLLAAALPLLTAALAVGGAVGLIALASHVFTVADFTPPIMMLVGLGVGVDYALLIFHRYRHELIGGADRDEATRIALEAAGRTVFFAGCTVIVALLGLVALGLGSLQGVALAVALTVLVTMAASLTLLPALLAVFGGRIQRLVLKRAAKAHAKGRVEGRGWRAIATAVQRRPLAALLVAVVALLALAAPALDMRLGFADAGTDSPESTSRRAYDLLAEGFGPGFNGPLIVVSAGEPAAAQELRAALAGTPGVAATTPPLPARDGALSTVIVFPKTAPQDEGTAELVRTLRQDVLPPLAERTGARYLVGGSTAAAQDFAESVAARMPLFVAIVVGLSALLLMAVFRSLLIPLKAALLNLLSIAASLGVITFVFQDGRLGAQPGPIEAFIPVMIFAIVFGLSMDYEVFLLSRIHEEWRRTQDHSHAVREGLTATGRVITAAAAIMIVVFAAFILSPSRMLQQFGLGLAVAILLDAVVIRCLIVPAAMQLLGRRAWWLPSPLARRLPHLALERPDGA; encoded by the coding sequence ATGTCTTCGACCCCCCAACCGACCGTGGCGAGCGGCCCGGCCGCCGTCCGCGCCGCCCCGGGCCGTTTCGGCGAGCTGGCCGCCTGGTCACAGCGGCACCGCTGGAGCGCCCTGCTGCTGTGGGTGCTGCTGGTGGCCGCGATCACCGTGGCGGCGCAGGCCGCCGGCGGCGGCTACCGCAACGACTTCTCGCTGCCGGGCACCGACTCCCAGGCGGCCGCCGACCTGCTGAACGAGCACGGGTCCGCGCAGGCGGGCGGCGCTCTCCAGATCGTCTTCAAGGGCGCAGGCGGCCTGGCCGCCGACCGCGCCGGCATCGAGCGGACGCTCGAGCGGGTGCGCGCCCTGCCCGGTGTCGCCGAGGTGCGCAGCCCGTTCCAGGACCGCGCCGCGCTGTCCGCCGACGGCACCATCGGGTACGCCACCGTCACCCTTGCCGGCAGGCCCGAAAGCGTGCCCAAAGAGCACGTCGCGAAGATCGTGGACACCGCCCGCTCCGCCGCACGAGACGGCCTGCAGGTCGAGGTCGGCGGGGACGCGGTGCGCGAGCTGGCCGAGGAGGAGGGCGGCGGAGGCGCCGAGGGCGCGGGCATGATGGCGGCGCTGGTGGTGCTGGTGCTGCTGTTCGGCTCGCTGCTGGCGGCGGCGCTGCCGCTGCTGACCGCGGCGCTCGCGGTCGGCGGGGCGGTCGGGCTGATCGCGCTGGCCTCGCACGTGTTCACCGTCGCCGACTTCACCCCGCCGATCATGATGCTGGTCGGGCTGGGCGTCGGCGTGGACTACGCGCTGCTGATCTTCCACCGCTACCGGCACGAGCTGATCGGTGGCGCGGACCGGGACGAGGCCACCCGCATCGCGCTGGAGGCGGCCGGGCGGACGGTCTTCTTCGCCGGCTGCACCGTGATCGTCGCGCTGCTGGGGCTGGTGGCGCTGGGCCTGGGGTCGCTGCAGGGCGTGGCGCTGGCCGTGGCGCTGACCGTGCTGGTCACCATGGCGGCCTCGCTGACCCTGCTGCCGGCGCTGCTGGCGGTCTTCGGCGGGCGCATCCAGCGCCTGGTGCTCAAGCGCGCCGCCAAGGCCCACGCCAAGGGCCGGGTCGAGGGGCGAGGCTGGCGGGCGATCGCCACGGCCGTGCAGCGGCGTCCGCTGGCCGCCCTGCTGGTCGCCGTGGTGGCGCTGCTGGCGCTGGCGGCCCCGGCGCTGGACATGCGGCTGGGCTTCGCCGACGCGGGCACCGACTCGCCGGAGTCCACCAGCCGCCGGGCCTACGACCTGCTGGCCGAGGGGTTCGGGCCGGGGTTCAACGGGCCGCTGATCGTGGTGAGCGCCGGCGAGCCGGCCGCGGCCCAGGAGCTGCGGGCCGCGCTGGCCGGCACGCCCGGTGTCGCCGCCACCACCCCGCCGCTGCCGGCCCGCGACGGCGCGCTCTCCACCGTCATCGTCTTCCCCAAGACCGCGCCGCAGGACGAGGGCACCGCCGAGCTCGTCCGCACGCTGCGCCAGGACGTGCTGCCGCCGCTGGCCGAGCGCACCGGCGCGCGCTACCTGGTCGGCGGGTCCACCGCCGCCGCGCAGGACTTCGCCGAGTCGGTCGCGGCGCGGATGCCGCTGTTCGTGGCGATCGTGGTGGGACTGTCGGCGCTGCTGCTGATGGCGGTGTTCCGCTCGCTGCTGATCCCCCTCAAGGCCGCGCTGCTGAACCTGCTGTCGATCGCCGCCTCGCTGGGGGTGATCACCTTCGTCTTCCAGGACGGGCGGCTGGGGGCGCAGCCGGGTCCGATCGAGGCGTTCATCCCGGTGATGATCTTCGCGATCGTGTTCGGGCTGTCCATGGACTATGAGGTGTTCCTGCTGTCGCGCATCCACGAGGAGTGGCGGCGCACTCAGGATCACTCCCACGCCGTCCGGGAGGGCCTGACCGCCACCGGCCGGGTGATCACCGCGGCGGCGGCCATCATGATCGTGGTGTTCGCCGCCTTCATCCTCAGCCCCAGCCGCATGCTCCAGCAGTTCGGCCTGGGCCTGGCGGTGGCGATCCTGCTGGACGCGGTGGTGATCCGCTGCCTGATCGTCCCGGCCGCCATGCAGCTGCTCGGCCGCCGCGCCTGGTGGCTGCCGTCCCCGCTGGCCCGCCGCCTGCCCCACCTGGCTCTGGAGCGTCCGGACGGCGCCTGA
- a CDS encoding STAS domain-containing protein → MELNVTTSSQGDYAVVTATGELDLYTAPRLQTALASLIRDRADRVVVDLSGVEFCDSTGVNVLLAAMKRLQEQGGTLELAGLRPPVRRILQVTGLDSVFTIAEAVPTRGV, encoded by the coding sequence GTGGAGCTAAACGTCACAACTTCGTCTCAGGGGGATTACGCCGTCGTCACCGCGACCGGCGAACTGGACCTGTACACCGCGCCGCGCCTGCAGACCGCGCTGGCCTCCCTGATACGCGACCGCGCCGACCGGGTGGTGGTCGACCTGAGCGGGGTGGAGTTCTGCGACTCCACCGGAGTGAACGTCCTTCTGGCGGCGATGAAACGGCTCCAGGAACAGGGCGGCACCCTCGAACTGGCCGGGCTGCGCCCGCCGGTGCGGCGCATCCTCCAGGTCACCGGGCTGGACTCGGTCTTCACCATCGCCGAGGCAGTGCCCACCCGCGGCGTCTGA
- a CDS encoding glycosyltransferase yields the protein MEPQQGSDGPPQAGDVAVIIPAKDESERIAATVKAALDLPGVDLVVVVDDGSCDATGRLAAEAGARVVRHSRNRGKAAAMESGAEAVKLLDEGRAAPRHLLFLDADLAETAREAAPLIEPVRRGEADMTIATFTTTVKLGGHGFVVRLSREGIRRATGWQATQPLNGQRCLTRAAFAAALPLAPGFGVETALTIDLLRAGFRVQEVKVPLAHRATGTDWRSQLHRARQFRDVARALVARQPVLTRLAHRRR from the coding sequence ATGGAGCCACAACAGGGATCGGACGGCCCACCGCAGGCCGGGGACGTGGCGGTCATCATCCCCGCCAAGGACGAGAGCGAGCGGATCGCCGCGACCGTCAAGGCCGCCCTCGACCTGCCCGGCGTGGATCTGGTGGTCGTCGTGGACGACGGCTCCTGCGATGCCACCGGGCGCCTGGCGGCCGAGGCCGGCGCCCGCGTCGTGCGGCACAGCCGCAACCGGGGCAAGGCCGCCGCCATGGAAAGCGGCGCCGAGGCGGTCAAGCTGCTGGACGAGGGCCGCGCCGCCCCCCGCCACCTGCTGTTTCTGGACGCCGACCTGGCCGAGACCGCCCGCGAGGCGGCCCCGCTGATCGAGCCGGTGCGGCGCGGCGAGGCCGACATGACCATCGCCACCTTCACCACCACGGTCAAGCTCGGCGGGCACGGCTTCGTGGTGCGGCTGTCGCGGGAGGGCATCCGCCGGGCCACCGGCTGGCAGGCCACCCAGCCGCTCAACGGCCAGCGCTGCCTGACCCGGGCCGCCTTCGCGGCCGCGTTGCCGCTGGCCCCCGGCTTCGGCGTGGAGACCGCGCTGACCATCGACCTGCTGCGCGCCGGCTTTCGCGTCCAGGAGGTCAAGGTGCCGCTCGCGCACCGCGCCACCGGCACCGACTGGCGCTCCCAGCTGCACCGCGCCCGCCAGTTCCGCGACGTGGCCCGCGCCCTGGTCGCCCGCCAGCCCGTGCTCACCCGTCTGGCCCACCGCCGCAGGTGA